A single Sulfurimonas aquatica DNA region contains:
- a CDS encoding PAS domain S-box protein: MKNTLQRKKEIRLLILALITLALLATASKLFSSYHVDVMHTLTMNIHKHPLKVSRTALRLKLGLYKIDKDMKMIISSESKIEQKRLIEEIYIDEKQIYNNLRIIKENLFEKEGLALQEETKTLFNQLVEMHRNIISLVQKGELSEATFLIESQVLKHMSMLKGNASNLYNYTQEASQSIKKESHQWFEKLETANTLLSIFLLIFYILITYYIIKRISKYIDNIDHLKELYDNTINSVENLIFVKDTEFIYIACNEAFEKFVGRPKEEIVGKNDYDLFSKELADQFRQHDEIMINLRESKTNFEWVSYPDGKKVYLLTVKSPLLSSDGTLIGLVGNSVDITEQKSTEDALVLSKKRYEVAEMIGKVGSWEYKIDTKEFWGSAESHRMYGLKSDSILFSEQSVEACIPEREYVHQALIDLIEKGSEYKLEFRINPADGSSSKIITSIAEVEFNTEGTAQRVIGFIQDVTHQREAQKMLRESEVLFRSIFNQTFQFAGVLTLEGRVLSVNPTSLEFIGVKEIDVIGKLFWETPWWQHSQELQIWLQESISKAAQGEIIKKEVTHYSKTRRLHYFDFSLKPVLDENGKSQYLIPQSRDITEEIDIKQSLQNSHAALEKKSQELYTIIQEAPNPIMLHNEAGEVLMVNKVWENLTGYSHSEINTIEKWTQKAYREKMSDIKKYIDNLYSIKHRVDEGEYSIFTKDGNSIIWQFSSAPLGVMDDKRTVISSAMDITELKNKDKMLMSQSRFAAMGEMIGMIAHQWRQPIAGISMDANNILVDIALDNFKNDDAEKYANDILELSQHLSKTIDDFRNFFKPDKVTSDVSIQEVMSETFRIVKESLKNNNIEFKIISESTSEVNVYPRELMQVFVNIINNAKDALVENNIKDGYIEVKIYDDETYVNIDICDNGNGIDMKILSKIFDPYFTTKDEKNGTGLGLYMSKMIIEDHLEGMIDAHNKEEGACFRVRLLKNK; the protein is encoded by the coding sequence ATGAAAAACACCCTACAAAGAAAAAAGGAGATTCGTCTTCTAATTTTAGCGTTAATAACTCTTGCACTATTAGCCACAGCCTCTAAACTTTTCTCCTCATACCATGTCGATGTTATGCATACCTTAACTATGAATATACACAAGCACCCCTTGAAAGTATCTCGCACCGCTCTGAGATTGAAACTAGGGCTTTATAAAATTGATAAAGATATGAAAATGATTATCTCCTCAGAATCTAAAATAGAGCAAAAGAGACTTATTGAAGAGATTTATATAGACGAGAAACAGATATATAATAACCTGAGAATCATTAAAGAAAATCTCTTTGAAAAAGAGGGCTTGGCGTTACAAGAAGAAACTAAAACTCTTTTTAATCAGCTTGTGGAGATGCATCGTAATATAATATCGCTTGTGCAAAAGGGAGAGTTGTCTGAAGCAACTTTTCTTATAGAATCTCAAGTTCTAAAGCATATGTCAATGTTGAAAGGTAACGCGTCGAATCTCTACAATTACACTCAAGAAGCATCGCAGAGCATTAAAAAAGAGTCTCATCAATGGTTTGAAAAGTTAGAAACCGCAAACACACTCTTATCTATTTTTCTACTAATTTTTTACATCTTAATTACTTACTACATTATTAAAAGAATCTCAAAATACATTGATAATATAGACCACTTAAAAGAGCTCTATGATAACACTATAAATAGTGTAGAAAACCTTATCTTTGTTAAAGACACCGAGTTCATCTACATAGCTTGTAATGAAGCTTTTGAAAAGTTCGTGGGAAGACCTAAGGAAGAGATAGTTGGAAAAAATGATTACGATCTTTTTTCAAAAGAGCTTGCAGACCAATTTAGACAGCATGATGAGATAATGATTAATTTAAGAGAATCAAAAACAAACTTCGAGTGGGTTAGCTATCCTGATGGCAAAAAGGTCTACCTACTTACAGTAAAGTCTCCTCTACTGAGCTCAGATGGAACCTTGATAGGTCTTGTGGGAAATTCGGTTGATATAACCGAGCAAAAAAGCACTGAAGATGCTTTAGTACTGAGTAAAAAGCGTTATGAAGTAGCAGAGATGATTGGTAAAGTAGGAAGCTGGGAGTATAAAATAGATACAAAAGAGTTTTGGGGTTCAGCTGAGTCACATCGAATGTATGGGCTTAAATCTGATTCTATACTTTTTAGTGAGCAGAGTGTAGAAGCATGTATTCCAGAGAGGGAATATGTCCATCAAGCATTAATTGACCTTATAGAAAAAGGGAGCGAGTATAAACTAGAGTTTAGGATAAACCCTGCAGATGGTAGCTCCTCAAAAATAATCACATCCATAGCTGAAGTAGAGTTCAATACCGAGGGTACTGCTCAAAGAGTTATAGGGTTTATTCAAGATGTTACACACCAAAGAGAAGCACAAAAGATGTTAAGAGAAAGTGAGGTGTTATTTCGAAGCATCTTTAACCAGACATTTCAATTTGCGGGTGTTCTTACTCTTGAAGGTAGAGTACTCTCTGTAAACCCAACATCACTTGAGTTTATCGGTGTTAAAGAGATTGATGTTATTGGAAAGCTGTTTTGGGAAACACCATGGTGGCAGCATAGCCAAGAGTTACAAATATGGCTACAAGAAAGCATCTCTAAAGCAGCTCAAGGTGAAATTATTAAAAAAGAGGTAACGCACTACTCTAAAACTCGAAGGCTACATTATTTTGATTTTTCACTTAAACCCGTTCTTGATGAAAATGGAAAGTCACAGTACCTTATCCCTCAAAGCAGAGATATTACTGAGGAGATAGATATAAAGCAGAGTCTTCAAAATTCACATGCTGCATTAGAGAAGAAATCACAAGAGTTATACACTATTATTCAAGAAGCACCAAACCCTATTATGCTACATAATGAAGCAGGTGAAGTACTTATGGTTAACAAAGTCTGGGAAAACCTTACAGGCTATTCTCATAGCGAGATTAATACAATTGAGAAATGGACACAAAAAGCTTATCGTGAAAAAATGTCAGATATCAAAAAATATATTGACAATCTCTACTCTATAAAACATAGGGTGGATGAGGGTGAGTACTCTATTTTTACAAAAGATGGCAATTCTATCATTTGGCAATTTAGCTCCGCACCATTAGGAGTTATGGATGATAAACGTACAGTTATCTCATCGGCAATGGATATAACGGAGTTAAAGAACAAAGACAAGATGCTAATGTCTCAGTCGCGTTTTGCAGCGATGGGAGAGATGATAGGCATGATTGCCCATCAGTGGCGCCAACCCATTGCAGGTATTTCTATGGATGCAAACAATATACTGGTGGATATTGCTCTAGATAACTTTAAGAACGATGATGCGGAAAAATACGCAAATGATATTCTTGAACTAAGTCAGCATCTCTCAAAAACAATAGATGACTTTAGAAACTTTTTTAAACCTGATAAAGTAACCTCAGACGTGAGTATACAAGAGGTTATGAGTGAAACATTTAGAATCGTCAAAGAGAGCCTAAAAAATAACAACATAGAGTTTAAAATAATTTCTGAATCTACATCCGAAGTTAATGTCTATCCAAGAGAGTTAATGCAGGTTTTTGTTAATATTATCAACAATGCCAAAGATGCTTTAGTCGAAAATAATATCAAAGATGGCTATATAGAAGTAAAAATTTATGATGATGAAACCTATGTCAATATTGACATTTGTGATAATGGTAATGGCATTGATATGAAGATTTTATCAAAAATATTTGATCCCTATTTTACAACCAAGGATGAAAAGAACGGAACAGGTTTAGGTTTGTATATGAGTAAGATGATTATTGAGGATCATCTTGAAGGTATGATCGATGCTCACAATAAAGAAGAAGGTGCCTGTTTTAGAGTAAGGTTGTTGAAAAATAAGTAA
- a CDS encoding alpha-E domain-containing protein has product MNHLITANVATNLYWLGRYLERMVVTLDEILVAYDKIIDVDKNAGKELYKKFDIELEYTDAIDFLQKAIFGEHSANLLSAVQNARESAIISRNHLHNNAFGETIELHALFQSASNSPVLVDYKLLDTAHSLIREIWGSVSKREYRSGRLLFFRLGKLVEEADYRIRFNLPDDMTVSVIKDIDHILKSLNEDYIPEEIDTTDMVKLLNQVNERIDKVIVD; this is encoded by the coding sequence ATGAATCACTTAATAACGGCAAACGTAGCTACAAACTTATACTGGTTAGGCAGATACTTAGAGAGAATGGTTGTAACGCTAGATGAAATTTTAGTTGCATATGACAAAATTATAGATGTTGATAAAAATGCGGGAAAAGAGCTTTATAAGAAATTTGATATTGAGCTTGAATATACAGACGCAATCGACTTCTTACAAAAAGCAATATTTGGAGAGCATAGTGCGAACTTACTCTCTGCAGTTCAAAATGCGAGAGAGAGTGCTATCATCAGTCGTAATCATCTTCATAACAATGCTTTTGGCGAGACAATAGAACTCCATGCACTATTTCAAAGTGCATCTAATTCTCCCGTACTTGTCGATTATAAACTACTCGATACCGCACACTCGCTTATTCGCGAGATTTGGGGTAGTGTATCAAAAAGAGAGTATAGATCAGGACGTCTTCTGTTTTTTAGATTAGGTAAACTCGTTGAAGAGGCAGATTATCGCATAAGATTTAATTTACCAGATGACATGACGGTTAGTGTAATCAAAGATATTGATCATATTCTTAAAAGTTTAAATGAAGATTATATACCTGAAGAAATTGACACTACGGATATGGTTAAACTTTTAAATCAAGTTAATGAAAGAATAGACAAAGTAATTGTCGATTAA
- a CDS encoding circularly permuted type 2 ATP-grasp protein has translation MLEKSTELHTEFWKIFDEQDRGKINEFKEYMDKFAVNYNLYKDGNFIEQSLPFDIVPRIISKKEFAKIEKGLIQRVTALNLFLEDLYTDSRIVKDGVIPQAFIDSASGYLKEFVGFSPSKKLRTHISGIDLVKDSKSDEWIILEDNLRVPSGSSYPLSIRNTYRKIYPDFFEKLKIQPIKDFPKIIGSAMDYSNTGGINVLLTPGRFNSAYYEHSYLAEKSGALLARPHELVVIDKKVYFKNYNGKKILVGAIYRRLDDDFLDPKFFNPESLIGVPGLIDAYLAGNVALMNAIGNGVADDKGIYYFVPKMIKYYLNEEPILQNAPTYLPYFKEDMDYVMNNMNKLVIKDVAEAGGYGVLFGHSMTELQIEDLKVTIKNNPRRFIAQELVEFYDEKCFINNELVDRKADFRAYVVMGEDVKVWQCGLTRYALEEGNYLVNSSQGGGFKDTWVMEL, from the coding sequence ATGTTAGAAAAGTCAACTGAGCTTCACACAGAGTTTTGGAAAATTTTCGATGAGCAAGATAGAGGAAAAATAAATGAATTCAAAGAGTATATGGATAAGTTTGCAGTAAATTACAATCTTTACAAAGATGGTAATTTTATAGAGCAATCTCTACCTTTTGATATCGTACCTCGCATTATTTCCAAGAAAGAGTTTGCAAAAATAGAAAAAGGGCTTATTCAAAGAGTTACAGCACTTAACCTTTTTTTAGAAGATTTATACACAGATTCCAGGATAGTAAAAGATGGTGTAATTCCTCAAGCCTTTATAGATAGCGCTAGTGGTTACTTAAAAGAGTTTGTTGGTTTTTCACCATCTAAAAAGTTAAGAACGCATATCAGTGGAATAGATCTTGTAAAAGATTCAAAAAGTGATGAATGGATAATTCTAGAAGATAACTTGAGAGTGCCTAGTGGTTCTAGTTACCCTCTTTCCATTAGAAACACTTACAGAAAGATTTACCCAGACTTTTTTGAAAAACTAAAAATTCAACCAATTAAAGACTTTCCTAAAATTATTGGAAGTGCAATGGACTACTCAAACACTGGTGGCATAAATGTTTTACTAACGCCAGGTAGATTTAATTCTGCTTACTATGAGCACAGTTATCTTGCAGAAAAAAGTGGTGCGTTACTTGCACGTCCACATGAACTTGTAGTGATTGATAAAAAAGTATATTTTAAAAACTATAACGGTAAAAAGATATTGGTTGGCGCAATATACAGAAGACTTGATGACGATTTTTTAGATCCTAAGTTTTTCAATCCTGAGAGTCTCATAGGTGTTCCTGGTCTTATTGATGCATACTTAGCTGGAAATGTTGCACTTATGAATGCAATAGGAAATGGTGTTGCCGATGATAAAGGAATCTATTATTTTGTACCTAAAATGATAAAGTACTATTTAAATGAAGAGCCTATATTACAAAACGCACCAACATACCTTCCATACTTCAAAGAAGATATGGATTATGTCATGAACAATATGAATAAACTAGTTATCAAAGATGTAGCTGAAGCTGGAGGTTACGGCGTTTTATTTGGACACTCTATGACAGAACTTCAAATAGAAGATCTAAAGGTTACTATAAAAAACAACCCTAGAAGATTTATAGCGCAAGAACTTGTAGAATTTTATGATGAGAAATGCTTTATCAACAATGAACTAGTAGATAGAAAAGCGGACTTTAGAGCTTACGTGGTCATGGGTGAGGATGTAAAAGTTTGGCAATGTGGACTTACTAGATATGCACTTGAAGAAGGAAACTATCTTGTTAACTCTTCTCAAGGTGGCGGTTTTAAAGATACTTGGGTAATGGAGTTATAA
- a CDS encoding GGDEF/HDGYP domain-containing response regulator: MSNELKSEIAFLKEKAKTFSILYIEDEDGLREKFVTFLKKIFDHVDSASNGEEGLQLYLNNLHDIVITDIQMPKMDGLELIGKLREINDNQEIIILSAYTDASYLLDSIELGVTGYMIKPVDIIQALKVIKRSTLKLSAFRENAMYKSKLEEMVEERTEKILALQNQSIDNYQHMIHSMISMIDGRDTYTAGHSERVANYSKEIAKAMGFTKEQCALIYEAGILHDIGKLITPDAILLKPGKLTDQEYALIKEHVTSGYEILCEVPMYHELADIVYTHHEHYDGSGYPRAIKGEEIPMAGRIMAVSDAFDAMTTSRIYKSRKSVNEAVEELKHFSGSWYDPTVIKFAEDILKSVNIDSNINQDPCTHVDDERFAYFYKDSLTDAYNHYYLDFIFYKNKEDKNLICMNVIYLRNFTAYNKEHGWGKGDLLLKSFATYLRSEFPDSQVFRIFGDDFVLLKSEHKEIDIDKINSNELLVSNNLYCEFRHFDLRDISPNSYMDLMENA; the protein is encoded by the coding sequence ATGAGCAATGAATTAAAAAGTGAAATAGCTTTCCTTAAAGAAAAAGCAAAAACATTCTCAATTCTTTACATAGAGGATGAAGATGGGTTACGCGAAAAATTTGTAACTTTTTTAAAAAAGATTTTTGATCATGTAGATAGTGCTTCAAATGGAGAAGAGGGACTTCAGTTATATCTCAATAATCTGCACGACATAGTAATAACTGATATCCAGATGCCAAAAATGGATGGTCTAGAGTTGATAGGAAAACTTCGAGAGATTAACGATAATCAAGAGATTATTATACTCTCAGCTTATACTGATGCTTCATACCTACTTGACTCCATTGAACTAGGTGTCACAGGATACATGATTAAACCTGTAGACATCATACAAGCTTTAAAAGTTATTAAACGATCTACTCTTAAACTGTCGGCTTTTCGTGAAAATGCAATGTATAAAAGCAAACTTGAAGAGATGGTGGAGGAGCGAACTGAAAAAATATTAGCCCTTCAAAATCAATCTATCGACAACTATCAGCATATGATTCATTCTATGATTAGTATGATAGATGGACGAGACACCTATACTGCTGGACACAGTGAACGGGTAGCAAACTACTCAAAAGAGATTGCTAAAGCAATGGGGTTTACGAAAGAGCAGTGTGCATTGATTTATGAAGCTGGAATATTGCATGATATTGGAAAGCTTATCACTCCCGATGCTATTTTACTCAAACCCGGAAAACTAACAGATCAAGAGTATGCCCTCATCAAAGAACATGTAACCAGTGGATATGAAATCCTCTGCGAAGTTCCTATGTATCATGAGTTGGCAGATATCGTCTATACACACCATGAACATTATGATGGAAGCGGTTATCCTCGAGCTATTAAAGGCGAAGAGATTCCTATGGCTGGACGTATTATGGCCGTTTCAGATGCATTTGATGCTATGACAACCAGTCGAATTTATAAATCGAGGAAAAGTGTCAACGAAGCAGTTGAAGAACTTAAGCATTTTAGTGGTTCTTGGTATGACCCAACGGTAATCAAATTTGCAGAAGATATTTTAAAATCTGTAAATATTGACAGTAATATTAATCAGGATCCATGTACACATGTAGATGACGAACGTTTTGCTTATTTTTATAAAGATTCATTAACGGATGCCTACAACCATTACTATCTTGATTTTATTTTTTATAAAAATAAAGAGGATAAAAACCTTATCTGTATGAACGTAATATATCTTAGAAATTTTACCGCTTACAATAAAGAACATGGATGGGGGAAAGGAGATTTATTATTAAAATCTTTTGCCACTTATCTTCGGTCTGAATTTCCAGACAGTCAAGTTTTTCGTATATTTGGTGATGATTTTGTTCTTTTAAAGAGTGAACATAAAGAGATTGATATTGATAAAATTAACTCCAATGAACTATTAGTATCTAATAATTTATATTGTGAATTTAGACACTTTGATCTGAGAGATATATCTCCAAATAGCTATATGGATTTGATGGAAAATGCTTGA
- a CDS encoding protein adenylyltransferase SelO, which translates to MQEVKQNSQTINRLEDLAELADYSLMETLSSDPESTEDGVDHSPRQVFSGHYVPVNPTPIEAPIYIAHSKTFFKELGFSDSLATSDDFIRMFSGDSSQLPSPLRRSGWATGYALSIYGTEYYDQCPFKTGNGYGDGRAVSILEASINGKRWEMQLKGGGRTPYCRGADGRAVLRSSIREFLAQEHMHALGVPTSRSLSLYVSQTEKVRRPWFRNGSYSRDPEVMIEEPAAITTRVAPSFLRVGQLELFGRRARKNEHPKAMQELEMIVLHLIEREYSDEIDSNLTMQEKIVLLAREFRSRLTSLVANWIRVGYCQGNFNGDNCAAGGFTLDYGPFGFMDNFDPKYQPWTGGGVHFSFLNQPQAAERNFKMFCKALQPLLGDNENKLKELAEIKDDFSNVMQVEMIQMWTSKLGLQNFNPTLFNQLIKLMIETSVDYTIFFRELSNIPDDIGLLAKSFYGDSVYDKKIIKSWTEWFETWKTLIDASTLESKEKLSKKMKRVNPKYTLREWFLVPAYKEAQKGDYTLIHELQEVMINPYAEQSSEMQEKYYREKPSEFFEIAGISHITCSS; encoded by the coding sequence ATGCAAGAAGTTAAACAAAATTCTCAGACAATAAACAGACTTGAAGATTTAGCAGAGTTAGCTGACTACTCCCTAATGGAGACCCTAAGCTCTGATCCAGAATCTACAGAAGATGGAGTTGATCATTCACCAAGGCAAGTATTTAGTGGGCACTATGTCCCAGTAAACCCAACACCGATTGAAGCTCCTATCTATATTGCACATAGTAAGACATTTTTTAAAGAGCTTGGTTTTTCTGATAGTTTGGCAACATCAGATGACTTTATACGAATGTTTTCTGGTGATTCCTCACAATTACCTAGTCCACTTCGTCGCAGTGGTTGGGCGACAGGATATGCACTCTCAATCTATGGAACAGAGTACTATGATCAATGTCCTTTTAAAACAGGAAATGGCTATGGTGACGGTCGTGCCGTATCTATCCTTGAGGCTTCTATAAATGGTAAACGCTGGGAGATGCAGTTAAAAGGTGGTGGAAGAACTCCATATTGTCGTGGAGCTGATGGCCGGGCAGTACTGCGTTCAAGTATAAGAGAGTTTTTAGCGCAGGAGCACATGCATGCTCTTGGAGTTCCAACATCACGTTCATTGAGTCTGTATGTATCTCAAACAGAAAAAGTTAGACGTCCATGGTTTCGAAATGGTTCATACTCTAGAGACCCTGAAGTGATGATAGAAGAGCCTGCTGCTATAACAACACGGGTTGCACCCTCATTTCTTCGCGTGGGTCAACTAGAACTCTTCGGTCGTCGTGCTCGTAAAAATGAACATCCAAAGGCAATGCAAGAGCTTGAGATGATAGTACTACACTTAATTGAACGCGAGTATAGTGACGAAATAGATTCAAATCTGACTATGCAAGAAAAAATAGTCTTATTAGCTCGTGAATTTCGTTCGCGTTTAACTTCACTCGTAGCAAACTGGATTCGCGTTGGCTACTGCCAAGGTAACTTTAACGGTGACAACTGTGCGGCAGGTGGTTTTACCCTAGACTATGGTCCATTTGGTTTTATGGATAACTTTGACCCTAAGTACCAGCCATGGACGGGTGGTGGCGTTCACTTCTCATTTTTGAACCAACCACAAGCGGCTGAACGTAACTTTAAAATGTTTTGTAAAGCACTCCAGCCCTTACTTGGAGATAATGAAAACAAACTAAAAGAACTTGCAGAGATAAAAGATGATTTTTCAAATGTAATGCAAGTTGAGATGATACAGATGTGGACGTCTAAACTAGGACTACAAAACTTTAACCCTACTCTGTTTAATCAACTCATAAAACTAATGATAGAAACTTCTGTTGATTACACTATCTTTTTTCGTGAGCTCTCAAATATACCTGATGATATTGGTTTGCTTGCAAAAAGCTTTTATGGTGACTCAGTATATGATAAGAAGATTATTAAAAGTTGGACTGAGTGGTTTGAAACATGGAAAACGCTTATAGATGCATCTACTCTTGAGTCTAAAGAGAAACTCTCTAAGAAGATGAAACGAGTAAACCCTAAATACACTCTACGAGAGTGGTTCCTTGTTCCTGCTTATAAAGAGGCTCAAAAAGGTGACTACACGCTCATACATGAGTTACAAGAAGTTATGATAAACCCATATGCAGAGCAATCTTCTGAGATGCAAGAGAAGTACTATAGGGAAAAACCTTCTGAGTTCTTTGAAATCGCTGGTATATCACATATTACCTGCTCATCATAA
- a CDS encoding dihydrolipoyl dehydrogenase family protein → MEKFDLIIIGAGRASGLAVNAGKAGRKVALIEKSTLGGTCPSRGCVPSKLLIGYANVARGIKESARHFIDSKIENIDKKKIFEKTNRYIDSIDGAYARRLNENVEVIYGEGSFLSNYVVEVNGRKLQADKIVIATGTKPIAPAHEKAWTSDNVFPLLGDIPKSITIVGSGFIACELANFFDAIDIETKMLVRNETLLGNEDEDISNIFKEEFTKNVDVAFNTTIEDIDYQEDSFKLTLLNSNGQKQEHLTHRLLYATGRESNAGSLKLENTDIKVNERGYIVSDEDLQTTVDGVYVVGDANGKYMLQHAAAYEVNHLSKVLLEGEKSKVRFKYMPHGVFTDPEIASVGMSEKKLQEANIKYVANTTDWLASAKAQSTRLKYPRTKFLINPDTYEILGCHMIGPESATMMHQVLAVMHIDNDIRHLKDMIYIHPALSESLLPAAIKVISAVKKYNLKSST, encoded by the coding sequence ATGGAAAAATTTGATTTAATAATTATTGGGGCAGGTAGAGCGAGTGGACTCGCTGTAAATGCTGGTAAGGCAGGTAGAAAAGTTGCATTGATAGAGAAGTCTACATTAGGTGGAACTTGTCCAAGTAGAGGCTGTGTTCCTTCAAAACTACTCATTGGTTATGCCAATGTCGCTCGAGGGATTAAAGAGTCTGCTAGACACTTTATAGACTCAAAAATAGAAAATATAGATAAAAAAAAGATATTTGAAAAAACAAACAGATATATAGACTCTATAGATGGGGCATATGCACGAAGGCTCAATGAAAATGTAGAAGTGATATATGGAGAGGGAAGTTTTCTCTCAAACTATGTAGTTGAAGTAAACGGTAGAAAACTCCAAGCAGATAAAATAGTCATAGCAACTGGTACAAAACCAATTGCACCTGCACATGAAAAAGCATGGACTAGTGACAATGTTTTTCCTTTACTTGGAGATATCCCTAAGTCTATAACTATAGTAGGTTCAGGCTTTATCGCCTGTGAGTTGGCAAACTTTTTTGATGCTATAGACATAGAGACGAAAATGTTAGTGAGAAATGAAACGCTTCTGGGTAACGAAGATGAAGATATCTCTAATATATTTAAAGAAGAGTTTACAAAAAATGTTGATGTGGCATTTAACACGACAATAGAAGATATAGACTATCAAGAGGATAGCTTTAAACTCACTTTGCTAAATTCAAATGGGCAAAAACAAGAGCATCTAACGCACAGACTACTCTACGCTACGGGAAGAGAGTCTAATGCGGGAAGTTTAAAACTTGAAAATACAGATATAAAAGTAAACGAGAGAGGCTACATAGTAAGTGATGAAGACCTACAAACAACGGTAGATGGCGTTTATGTGGTTGGAGATGCTAACGGAAAATATATGCTACAGCATGCTGCGGCATATGAGGTAAATCATCTCTCTAAGGTGCTTTTAGAAGGAGAAAAGAGTAAGGTTCGTTTTAAGTATATGCCTCACGGAGTATTTACCGATCCAGAAATTGCCAGTGTGGGTATGAGTGAGAAAAAACTTCAAGAAGCAAATATAAAGTATGTAGCCAATACGACAGATTGGTTAGCTAGTGCAAAAGCACAGTCGACAAGACTTAAGTATCCAAGAACAAAGTTTTTAATCAATCCCGACACATATGAGATATTGGGATGTCATATGATAGGACCAGAGTCTGCTACGATGATGCATCAAGTTCTTGCCGTGATGCATATAGATAATGACATTCGCCATCTAAAAGATATGATTTATATACATCCCGCGTTGAGCGAGTCTTTACTTCCTGCAGCTATTAAAGTTATAAGCGCTGTTAAAAAGTATAATCTAAAGAGTAGTACCTAA
- a CDS encoding bacteriohemerythrin → MGMIYAEQVEYMSVETMQQTHESEIKILNDIDKLAIGLDRGTVELSELEAKIDEYIEHVTEHFASEERLMLEYNFPSYDMHKTAHDMFLADLQYATVQWKEYGQIKKIINFVRKTPEWIVMHVNSVDAPTADYIARKLQQSEA, encoded by the coding sequence ATGGGTATGATTTATGCCGAACAAGTTGAATATATGAGTGTTGAGACTATGCAGCAGACACACGAAAGTGAGATTAAAATTCTTAATGACATCGATAAGTTGGCTATAGGTCTAGATAGAGGAACTGTCGAGCTAAGCGAATTAGAAGCGAAAATCGATGAATACATTGAACATGTAACTGAGCATTTTGCAAGTGAAGAGCGATTGATGCTAGAGTATAACTTTCCATCTTATGACATGCATAAAACGGCACATGATATGTTTTTAGCTGACCTACAGTATGCTACGGTACAGTGGAAAGAGTATGGACAGATTAAAAAAATCATCAACTTCGTACGTAAAACTCCAGAATGGATAGTCATGCACGTCAACTCAGTCGACGCACCAACTGCAGACTATATTGCGAGAAAACTGCAGCAGAGTGAAGCTTAG
- a CDS encoding transglutaminase family protein translates to MIYNIYHKTEFSYQNDVTFSHNLTRLKPKDTYAQKLLSFEMEVSPPAYESSEFIDMYENTNIHMLIRKPHKSFSVIGKSTVEISTSLVEEHLASLKIHSITYEEALKRLSKFHVDDVLAKQYLFESDLIPYASQAIKDYVLESFRKDRDMFEAANEFMQRIFNDFKFVSGFSNITTNVETIFEAKKGVCQDFAQFAISALRSIGLPAKYMSGYIETLPKEGEEKLFGADASHAWFALYIPNAGWAEFDPTNNIIPKEQHIVLGSGRDYNDISPLKGVVFSSGNSKLSVMVDVRKVETITQAST, encoded by the coding sequence ATGATATATAACATTTACCATAAAACAGAATTTTCATACCAAAATGATGTAACCTTTAGTCATAATTTAACAAGACTCAAACCAAAAGATACTTATGCTCAAAAACTTTTATCTTTTGAGATGGAAGTTTCTCCCCCCGCATATGAATCTTCAGAGTTTATAGATATGTATGAGAATACAAATATTCATATGCTCATACGTAAACCTCATAAATCATTTAGTGTTATTGGAAAATCAACAGTAGAGATATCTACATCTTTAGTAGAAGAGCATCTAGCAAGTTTAAAGATACATAGTATCACTTATGAAGAAGCACTTAAGAGGCTCTCTAAATTTCATGTTGACGATGTATTGGCTAAGCAGTATTTATTTGAATCTGACCTAATTCCATATGCCTCACAAGCAATCAAAGATTATGTACTTGAGTCTTTTAGAAAAGATAGAGATATGTTTGAGGCTGCAAATGAGTTTATGCAGAGAATTTTTAATGATTTTAAGTTTGTCTCTGGCTTTAGTAATATAACTACAAATGTAGAAACAATTTTTGAAGCAAAAAAAGGTGTATGTCAAGATTTTGCACAATTTGCAATTTCTGCACTTAGAAGCATAGGCCTACCTGCTAAATATATGAGTGGGTATATAGAGACACTTCCTAAAGAGGGAGAAGAAAAACTTTTTGGAGCGGACGCTTCACATGCATGGTTTGCACTTTATATTCCAAATGCAGGGTGGGCTGAGTTTGATCCAACAAACAATATTATTCCAAAAGAGCAACATATTGTTCTTGGTTCAGGTAGAGACTATAATGATATTTCACCTCTAAAGGGCGTTGTATTTAGTAGTGGTAACAGTAAGCTTTCAGTTATGGTAGATGTTAGAAAAGTAGAGACTATAACACAGGCCTCTACTTAG